The sequence TGAAAGGGTCAAGCCAAAGGATTTAGAAGACTTAATCCTTGAAGGGCTCATTAGAGAAAAGCACAGCTATGAGCTTTATCAAAAGCTCAGTGAAATTCTAGAAGGGTCTCTCTCCCAAATCTTTAGAATGATGAGTCATGAAGAGCTCAAACATGCTTACAGATTAAAGATAATGTATGAAGCTGTTCACAAGTGAT is a genomic window of Thermococcus sp. 21S9 containing:
- a CDS encoding ferritin family protein gives rise to the protein EELRHRNTIQTFLEEKTLEDTKVIDYLDALSIEPYFTDERVKPKDLEDLILEGLIREKHSYELYQKLSEILEGSLSQIFRMMSHEELKHAYRLKIMYEAVHK